One window from the genome of Rhinolophus ferrumequinum isolate MPI-CBG mRhiFer1 chromosome 10, mRhiFer1_v1.p, whole genome shotgun sequence encodes:
- the LTA4H gene encoding leukotriene A-4 hydrolase, whose amino-acid sequence MPEIVDTCSLASPASVCRTKHLHLRCSIDFTRRALTGTAALTVQSQEDNLRSLILDTKDLTIEKVVINGQEVKYTLGERQSYKGSPMEISLPIALSKNQEVVIEISFETSPKSSALQWLTPEQTSGKEHPYLFSQCQAIHCRAILPCQDTPSVKLTYSAEVSVPKELVALMSAIRDGEAPDPEDPSRKIYRFSQKVPIPCYLIALVVGALESRQIGPRTLVWSEKEQVEKSAYEFSETESMLKIAEDLGGPYVWGQYDLLVLPPSFPYGGMENPCLTFVTPTLLAGDKSLSNVIAHEISHSWTGNLVTNKTWDHFWLNEGHTVYLERHICGRLFGEKFRHFHALGGWGELQNSIKTFGDTHPFTKLVVDLTNVDPDVAYSSVPYEKGFALLFYLEQLLGGPGKLLHFLIVFFLGILKAYVEKFSYKSITTDDWKDFLYSHFKDKVDILNQVDWNTWLYSPGLPPVKPNYDMTLTNACIALSQKWITAKEDDLNSFNSADLKELSSHQLNEFLAQMLQRAPLPLGHIKRMQEVYNFNAINNSEIRFRWLRLCIQSKWEEAIPLALKMVTEQGRMKFTRPLFKDLAAFDKSRDQAIHTYQEHRASMHPVTAMLVGKDLKVD is encoded by the exons ATTTTGGATACAAAGGACCTTACAATAGAAAAAGTGGTCATCAATGGACAAGAAGTCAAATACACTCTTGGGGAAAGACAAAGTTACAAAGGATCTCCAATGGAAATCTCTCTTCCTATTGCTCTGAGCAA aaATCAAGAAGTCGTTATAGAAATTTCTTTTGAGACATCTCCAAAATCTTCTGCTCTTCAGTGGCTCACACCGGAACAAACTTCTGGGAAGGAACATCCATATCTCTTTAGTCAGTGCCAG GCTATCCACTGCAGAGCAATTCTGCCTTGCCAGGACACTCCGTCTGTGAAATTAACCTACAGTGCAGAG GTGTCTGTCCCTAAAGAACTGGTGGCACTTATGAGTGCCATTCGTGATGGAGAAGCACCTGACCCCGAAGACCCGAGCAGGAAAATATACAGATTCAGCCAAAAA GTCCCAATTCCCTGCTACTTGATTGCTTTAGTTGTTGGAGCTTTAGAAAGCAG GCAAATTGGCCCAAGAACATTGGTCTGGTCTGAGAAAGAGCAGGTGGAAAAGTCAGCTTACGAATTTTCTGAG ACTGAATCTATGCTGAAAATTGCAGAAGATCTGGGAGGCCCATATGTATGGGGGCAGTATGACCTTCTGGTCCTGCCACCATCCTTCCCTTATGGTGGCATGGAAAACCCTTGCCTCACCTTTGTAACTCCTACTCTGCTG gcaGGTGACAAATCACTCTCCAAT GTTATTGCACATGAAATATCTCATAGTTGGACAGGAAATCTAGTGACCAACAAAACTTGGGATCATTTTTG gttaAATGAGGGACATACTGTGTACTTGGAACGTCACATTTGTGGACGATtatttggtgaaaagttcaggcatTTTCATGCTCTGGGAGGATGGGGAGAACTACAGAATTCG ATAAAGACTTTTGGAGATACCCATCCTTTTACCAAACTTGTGGTTGATCTGACGAATGTGGACCCTGACGTAGCATATTCTTCAGTTCCTTATGAGAAAGGCTTTGCTTTACTCTTTTACCTTGAACAGCTTCTTGGAGGACCAGGCAAGTTGTTgcattttctgattgttttttttttagg GATTTTAAAGGCTTATGTTGAGAAGTTTTCCTACAAGAGCATAACCACTGATGACTGGAAGGATTTCCTGTATTCTCACTTTAAAGATAAG GTTGATATTCTCAATCAAGTTGATTGGAATACCTGGCTGTACTCTCCTGGACTGCCTCCTGTAAAACCCAA TTATGATATGACTCTGACAAATGCTTGTATCGCCTTAAGTCAAAAATGGATTACT GCCAAAGAAGATGATTTAAATTCCTTCAACTCAGCAGACCTGAAAGAGCTCTCTTCTCATCAGTTGAATGAATTTTTAGCACAGATGCTTCAGAGA gCACCTCTTCCATTGGGGCACATAAAGCGAATGCAAGAGGTGTACAACTTCAATGCCattaacaattctgaaatacGATTCAG ATGGTTACGGCTCTGCATTCAATCGAAATGGGAGGAAGCAATTCCTTTGGCTTTAAAAATGGTGACTGAACAAGGAAGAATGAAGTTTACACGACCCTTATTCAA ggACCTTGCTGCCTTTGACAAGTCCCGTGATCAAGCCATCCATACCTACCAGGAGCACAGAGCAAGTATGCACCCTGTGACCGCCATGCTGGTGGGGAAAGATTTAAAAGTGGATTAA